The proteins below come from a single Hyperolius riggenbachi isolate aHypRig1 chromosome 8, aHypRig1.pri, whole genome shotgun sequence genomic window:
- the LOC137527458 gene encoding P2Y purinoceptor 4-like, with product MANSSGNFIGCQPSSYGFLRFFLSVSFSIGFVLNCISLWIFWFKIKQWNSTVVLQFNLAISDALITPTIPLIIIFSLTDHWTFGVFSCQLTVFLLSTHLYGSIYFLTLISIHRYVSVAHNVKRKALTAKAFIVKLCLGVWGILMCLGLPFFFVLKTSEVNGATKCLNFFQAEQAGLFFVLNSVILFFGALIPFSITIVCYSLLIRYIVKLNPMTTLSKAMVSKSVQTILISLIIFIVCYIPYHLSRTVGVTIMLFYPSSCSWLEGAELANFITWVMSGTNCCLDPILYCYTTDTFKSTFTNLCIFLRRKSHRNAVDLTHDDEAEEPEGDQDPIPPLATNTTDAGLRD from the coding sequence ATGGCAAACTCTTCTGGGAATTTTATTGGTTGTCAGCCGTCATCCTATGGCTTCTTGCGCTTCTTCTTGAGTGTTTCCTTCTCCATTGGCTTTGTGCTAAACTGCATCAGTTTATGGATATTTTGGTTTAAGATCAAGCAATGGAACTCAACAGTAGTTCTCCAGTTCAACTTGGCCATCTCTGATGCCCTCATCACCCCTACGATTCCTCTGATTATTATATTCTCCCTGACTGACCATTGGACCTTTGGAGTGTTCTCCTGCCAGCTCACAGTCTTCTTACTCAGCACTCACTTGTATGGAAGCATCTACTTCCTCACGTTAATCAGTATCCACCGGTATGTATCTGTGGCCCACAATGTCAAAAGAAAAGCTTTGACTGCAAAAGCATTCATCGTGAAACTTTGTCTCGGTGTGTGGGGCATTCTTATGTGCCTAGGCCTTCCCTTTTTCTTTGTCCTCAAAACTTCTGAAGTCAACGGAGCCACAAAATGTCTCAACTTCTTTCAAGCTGAACAAGCAGGACTATTTTTTGTCCTCAATAGTGTCATCCTCTTCTTCGGGGCCCTTATTCCCTTCTCTATAACTATAGTCTGCTACAGTCTACTAATTAGATATATCGTCAAACTCAATCCAATGACCACCCTCAGCAAAGCCATGGTGTCCAAGTCAGTGCAGACTATCCTCATCTCCTTGATAATATTCATAGTTTGCTACATTCCCTATCATCTCTCCAGAACTGTGGGTGTCACCATCATGCTGTTCTACCCTTCCTCGTGCTCTTGGCTGGAAGGCGCAGAACTTGCCAACTTCATCACTTGGGTGATGTCAGGAACAAATTGTTGTTTGGATCCTATACTGTATTGTTATACCACAGATACATTTAAAAGTACTTTCACTAACTTGTGTATCTTTCTAAGAAGAAAAAGTCATAGGAACGCCGTGGACTTGACTCATGATGATGAAGCAGAGGAACCTGAAGGTGATCAGGACCCCATTCCTCCCCTAGCTACAAACACTACAGATGCCGGATTGCGTGACTAA